From a region of the Gordonia sp. PP30 genome:
- a CDS encoding sulfurtransferase, producing the protein MTVELDPNPAFASYAHPERLVSTEWLSAHLGAPGLKIVESDEDVLLYDIGHIPTAQKIDWHLHLNDPVTRDYIDGEAFAELMRSKGIERDDTVVIYGDKNNWWAAYALWVFTLFGHQDVRLLDGGRTAWMDEQRETSFDVPEYPRSDYPVIERDDTRIRAFADEVRAAIGTQPLVDVRSPEEYTGARTHMPDYPEEGALRGGHIPTAVSIPWAKAAAPDARFCSRPELEEIYTDLDPATPTIAYCRIGERSSHTWFVLTYLLGFDAVRNYDGSWTEWGNAVRAPIAVGDEPGTLNG; encoded by the coding sequence GTGACAGTCGAACTCGATCCGAACCCGGCGTTCGCGTCGTACGCACATCCCGAGCGCCTGGTCAGCACCGAATGGCTGTCCGCGCATCTCGGCGCGCCGGGCCTGAAGATCGTCGAGTCCGACGAGGACGTGCTGCTGTACGACATCGGGCACATCCCGACCGCCCAGAAGATCGACTGGCACCTGCACCTGAACGATCCGGTGACCCGCGATTACATCGACGGCGAGGCCTTCGCCGAACTGATGCGCAGCAAGGGCATCGAGCGCGACGACACCGTCGTGATCTACGGCGACAAGAACAACTGGTGGGCCGCGTACGCGCTCTGGGTGTTCACCCTCTTCGGCCACCAAGACGTCCGGCTACTCGACGGCGGCCGCACCGCCTGGATGGACGAGCAGCGTGAGACGTCGTTCGACGTCCCCGAGTACCCGCGCAGCGACTACCCGGTGATCGAGCGCGACGACACGCGTATCCGTGCGTTCGCCGACGAGGTGCGCGCCGCCATCGGAACCCAGCCGCTGGTCGATGTCCGCTCCCCCGAGGAGTACACCGGCGCCCGCACCCACATGCCCGACTACCCGGAGGAGGGCGCCCTCCGCGGCGGCCACATCCCCACCGCGGTCTCCATCCCGTGGGCCAAGGCGGCCGCCCCGGATGCCCGGTTCTGCTCGCGGCCCGAGCTCGAGGAGATCTACACCGACCTCGATCCGGCCACGCCGACCATCGCGTACTGCCGCATCGGCGAGCGTTCCAGCCACACCTGGTTCGTGCTCACGTACCTGCTCGGCTTCGACGCCGTCCGCAACTACGACGGGTCGTGGACCGAGTGGGGCAATGCGGTCCGCGCACCGATCGCCGTGGGCGACGAGCCCGGCACGCTGAACGGCTAG
- a CDS encoding condensation domain-containing protein, which yields MEFLQILDSDIRPGGLIEWIPAAPGGLGAWHRDPRGTSHNHEQHLRSAHDDRGATRREGGREAWLGLAVEFDQQIDFPAVQGALLAWINRHEVLRTHVRLDGPDVARYTTDPGTVLLRRSRIGWYHDPRLLIEQIAGSFDRATTPMHWPAYRFATVARAGSFTLFFAADHSLVDGYSLVNAQYELRELYQAARERRPAALPPAGSYVDFSSSERTAADAADDRHPAVAVWREFLGGADRLPPFGILPAPPTGAGPPPAQHSHTTLLLDDDATRALTDRATALGGSLIGALLAVAALVYHRHGGRRFTTLMPRHTRHHVEFHGALGWFVALAPISVNVSDDPDFALALERTMVSLDRAREGASLPMLRLAELIGIPPEPKFVVSFMDTRGVPGAVEADAGAAVALRSHTYADDEVYVWFNRTPGGLRLHSRFPAGGDGPGEAGLAAFLNEFAHLLASIAAGG from the coding sequence ATGGAATTTCTGCAGATCCTGGACTCGGACATCCGGCCGGGCGGACTCATCGAGTGGATCCCGGCGGCGCCCGGCGGACTGGGCGCGTGGCATCGTGACCCGCGCGGCACGTCCCACAATCACGAACAGCATCTCCGCTCGGCGCACGACGACCGGGGCGCCACCCGGCGTGAGGGCGGCCGCGAAGCCTGGCTGGGCCTGGCCGTCGAGTTCGATCAGCAGATCGACTTCCCGGCGGTGCAGGGCGCGCTCCTTGCCTGGATCAACCGGCACGAGGTGCTCCGCACGCACGTCCGCCTCGACGGCCCCGACGTCGCCCGGTACACCACCGATCCCGGGACGGTACTGCTGCGGCGGAGCCGGATCGGCTGGTATCACGACCCCCGGTTGCTGATCGAGCAGATCGCCGGCTCCTTCGACCGCGCCACCACGCCGATGCACTGGCCGGCGTACCGCTTCGCGACCGTCGCCCGGGCGGGCAGTTTCACGCTCTTCTTCGCCGCCGATCATTCGCTGGTCGACGGCTATTCGCTGGTCAACGCCCAATACGAGCTGCGCGAGCTGTACCAGGCCGCGCGCGAGCGCCGCCCCGCGGCGCTGCCGCCGGCGGGCAGCTACGTCGATTTCTCCAGCTCCGAGCGAACCGCCGCCGACGCCGCCGACGACCGGCATCCGGCGGTGGCCGTCTGGCGGGAGTTCCTCGGCGGCGCCGACCGGCTGCCCCCGTTCGGCATCCTGCCCGCGCCGCCCACCGGCGCCGGGCCGCCGCCCGCGCAGCACTCGCACACCACACTGCTTCTCGACGACGACGCCACCCGCGCGCTGACCGACCGCGCCACCGCGCTGGGCGGCTCGCTGATCGGCGCACTGCTGGCCGTCGCGGCACTCGTCTACCACCGCCACGGCGGCCGTCGTTTCACCACTCTGATGCCCCGGCACACCCGCCACCACGTGGAGTTCCACGGCGCGCTCGGCTGGTTCGTCGCGCTGGCACCGATCAGCGTCAACGTGTCCGACGACCCCGATTTCGCGCTCGCCCTGGAACGGACGATGGTGTCGCTCGACCGCGCCCGCGAGGGCGCGTCGTTGCCGATGCTGCGGCTGGCCGAGCTGATCGGGATCCCGCCGGAACCGAAGTTCGTCGTCTCGTTCATGGACACCCGCGGCGTCCCGGGGGCCGTCGAGGCCGACGCCGGGGCCGCGGTGGCGCTCCGCAGTCACACCTACGCCGACGACGAGGTGTACGTCTGGTTCAACCGCACCCCAGGCGGCCTGCGGCTGCACAGCCGGTTCCCGGCCGGCGGCGACGGCCCCGGCGAGGCCGGGCTGGCCGCGTTCCTCAACGAGTTCGCGCACCTACTCGCGAGTATCGCCGCGGGCGGCTGA
- a CDS encoding HNH endonuclease signature motif containing protein, which yields MSNDAFDAHGLLAGLSPAELVAVSAAVEESLGGAPLAALSEDGLLDLLEAREQARRMGVAVDAALFVEISDRGACARAGYNTMHQLLTQGLRIGEGESRRRRVVAASIGRFTAMTGQRRDPQYPETAAAVAEGAIGETHVSVIDEVMDKIPASVDPEKRAKAEAMLADAARTLNPGGVTMVGNRILAHLDPDGTLAGDNDRARQAKFRLSAQDRQLMTAVQARMDPELRAEFEVTFSLWAVPGMNNPDDPESPHGAADQPGLDPAVLAAAAERDTRLQGRRQHDALKAFVKWANAQASHARPESLRNQIVVTVTDEDLARQAGVAWTATGTRIPVGDLVKIAADSVPYLAVFSTATGQPLYLGRAHRLASRAQRLALFARDRGCTAPGCTRPFAQCEMHHMPDWQDGGPTDIDHLGGACGKHNRWNGKQPGDWESTVLTDGPDTGRVGWRPVGRVGPWIVNPLFHPDKLRTGPDTPEEDRSPPPIVNHRLGDSTQPGGLGFEIRVLSRRGGVHRRRARIMKGRHGVEGRPGGLVAPQPADGTTSGVEALLEQHLAA from the coding sequence ATGAGCAACGACGCGTTCGACGCCCACGGCCTCCTGGCCGGTCTGTCGCCCGCCGAGTTGGTGGCCGTGAGTGCGGCTGTCGAGGAATCCCTGGGCGGCGCGCCGCTGGCGGCGCTGTCCGAGGACGGCCTGCTCGATCTGCTGGAGGCGCGGGAGCAGGCCCGCCGCATGGGTGTGGCCGTGGACGCGGCCTTGTTCGTGGAGATCTCTGATCGGGGTGCGTGTGCGCGGGCCGGGTACAACACGATGCACCAGTTGCTCACCCAAGGTCTACGGATCGGGGAGGGTGAGTCCCGGCGGCGCCGGGTGGTGGCGGCCTCGATCGGCCGGTTCACCGCGATGACCGGCCAGCGCCGCGACCCGCAATATCCAGAGACTGCGGCGGCGGTCGCCGAGGGGGCGATCGGGGAGACGCATGTGTCGGTGATCGATGAGGTCATGGACAAGATCCCCGCCTCCGTCGATCCGGAGAAGCGGGCGAAGGCCGAGGCCATGCTCGCCGATGCCGCCCGGACGTTGAATCCCGGTGGGGTGACGATGGTCGGGAACCGGATTCTGGCGCACCTGGACCCTGATGGCACCCTGGCCGGTGACAACGACCGGGCGCGGCAGGCGAAGTTCCGGTTGTCTGCGCAGGACCGGCAGTTGATGACTGCGGTGCAGGCGCGGATGGACCCGGAGTTACGGGCGGAGTTCGAGGTCACGTTCAGCTTGTGGGCCGTCCCGGGCATGAACAACCCGGATGATCCGGAGTCCCCGCACGGCGCGGCCGATCAGCCCGGCCTCGATCCCGCAGTGCTGGCGGCGGCGGCTGAGCGCGATACCCGGCTCCAAGGACGCCGCCAGCATGATGCGCTCAAAGCGTTCGTGAAGTGGGCCAACGCCCAGGCCTCCCACGCCCGGCCGGAGAGTCTGCGCAATCAGATCGTGGTGACCGTCACCGATGAAGATTTGGCCCGGCAGGCCGGGGTCGCGTGGACCGCGACCGGGACCCGGATACCGGTCGGCGATCTGGTGAAGATCGCCGCGGACTCGGTCCCGTATCTGGCGGTGTTCTCCACAGCGACCGGGCAGCCCCTCTACCTTGGGCGGGCGCATCGTCTGGCGTCGCGGGCCCAGCGGCTGGCCCTGTTCGCCCGGGACCGCGGCTGTACCGCACCTGGCTGTACGCGCCCGTTCGCGCAGTGCGAAATGCACCACATGCCGGACTGGCAAGACGGTGGCCCCACCGACATCGATCACCTCGGCGGGGCCTGCGGGAAGCACAACCGGTGGAACGGCAAGCAGCCCGGGGACTGGGAATCGACGGTCCTGACCGACGGCCCCGACACCGGCCGGGTCGGGTGGCGCCCGGTCGGGCGGGTGGGGCCGTGGATCGTCAATCCGCTGTTCCATCCCGACAAGTTGCGGACCGGCCCGGACACCCCGGAAGAAGACCGGAGTCCGCCACCGATCGTGAACCACCGACTCGGGGACAGTACGCAGCCCGGGGGCCTTGGCTTCGAGATCCGGGTCCTGAGCCGGCGTGGCGGAGTCCATCGACGCCGCGCGCGAATCATGAAGGGACGACACGGCGTCGAAGGGCGCCCTGGCGGGCTCGTCGCACCTCAGCCGGCGGACGGCACGACTTCCGGCGTCGAAGCGCTCCTCGAACAGCACCTGGCAGCCTGA
- a CDS encoding neutral zinc metallopeptidase codes for MPSPQNGRRPVVALVVLIVAIAAALAGCSPAAKHRGEPEPTPTAPPKHCTVDDCPALADPAGRIGPSGVTDENAASTVPKYLTTVLDDLDTVWPAWFTQLNITRVTPGRVLISGSDTFTSECTDEDGKTVAVDSDFPNAFFCPKDTQKDGAGHPRTGSVILPVQTFADIWDGKLMGQRGFLLGDFSASTIVAHEYGHNVMYRMADAYGMTSEQYPTGDDTELLADCFAGNWLATVYRRDELSVKEIGQAVVLMASVADPVNGMGHGSIPARVSAISRGFGVTGDSAPVTCLKKYWPQALGSA; via the coding sequence ATGCCTTCACCGCAGAACGGGCGCCGTCCCGTCGTCGCACTGGTCGTCCTCATCGTGGCGATCGCCGCCGCCCTGGCGGGATGCTCCCCGGCGGCCAAGCACCGCGGGGAACCGGAGCCGACGCCGACGGCCCCGCCCAAGCACTGCACCGTCGACGACTGTCCGGCGCTGGCCGACCCGGCGGGACGGATCGGGCCGAGCGGGGTGACCGACGAGAACGCCGCGTCGACCGTGCCCAAGTATCTGACGACCGTGCTCGACGACCTCGACACCGTCTGGCCCGCCTGGTTCACGCAGCTGAACATCACCCGGGTGACGCCGGGCCGGGTGCTGATCTCCGGCAGCGACACGTTCACCAGTGAGTGCACCGACGAGGACGGGAAGACCGTCGCGGTCGACAGCGACTTCCCGAATGCCTTCTTCTGCCCGAAGGACACGCAGAAGGACGGCGCCGGGCATCCGCGCACCGGATCGGTGATCCTGCCGGTGCAGACCTTCGCCGACATCTGGGACGGCAAGCTGATGGGCCAGCGCGGCTTCCTGCTCGGCGATTTCAGCGCGTCGACCATCGTCGCGCACGAATACGGGCACAACGTGATGTACCGGATGGCCGACGCCTACGGCATGACCTCCGAGCAGTATCCGACCGGGGACGACACGGAGTTGCTGGCCGACTGCTTCGCCGGGAACTGGCTGGCGACGGTGTATCGCCGAGACGAGCTGTCGGTGAAGGAGATCGGCCAGGCGGTGGTGCTGATGGCGAGCGTCGCGGACCCGGTGAACGGAATGGGGCACGGTTCCATCCCGGCGCGGGTCTCGGCGATCAGCCGCGGCTTCGGCGTGACCGGCGACTCCGCCCCGGTGACGTGCTTGAAGAAGTACTGGCCGCAGGCGCTGGGCTCGGCGTAG
- a CDS encoding acyl-ACP thioesterase domain-containing protein, whose amino-acid sequence MIGEPLSPRLDPELRRELLSEGAVFTSTWPVRGDDISHDRRLKFDGVARCLQDVGQDHLAHIGHLEIHPHWVLRRTVIEMHALGGQPDQLTAERWAAQAGSRWFTARINIDGERGTRIATEGFWINFNGSSPFRVR is encoded by the coding sequence ATGATCGGAGAACCCCTTTCCCCGCGCCTGGACCCCGAACTGCGCCGCGAGTTGCTTTCCGAGGGCGCGGTCTTCACCAGCACGTGGCCGGTCCGCGGCGACGACATCAGTCACGACCGCCGGCTCAAGTTCGACGGCGTGGCCCGGTGCCTGCAGGACGTCGGCCAGGATCACCTGGCGCACATCGGTCACCTGGAGATCCATCCGCACTGGGTGTTACGCCGCACCGTGATCGAGATGCACGCACTCGGTGGGCAGCCGGATCAGCTGACCGCCGAGCGCTGGGCCGCGCAGGCCGGCTCCCGCTGGTTCACCGCACGGATCAACATCGACGGCGAACGCGGCACACGGATCGCCACCGAGGGCTTCTGGATCAACTTCAACGGCTCTTCGCCTTTCAGAGTGCGTTGA
- a CDS encoding nucleoside triphosphate pyrophosphatase, with amino-acid sequence MTRVLLGSASPARRGVLRAAGIDPLVLVSDLDEDALIAGLAGHAPEAVVTELAKAKGVAIVAQVLASADPDIAAVADDGVILTCDSMLLIDGELTGKPKTPEIARERWRRMRGTTGRLLTGHCVTRMTGGTVARAASGTRSTRVHFSDVSDQTIDAYVATGEPLQVAGAFTLDGLGGWLLDGIDGDPSSVIGISLPLTRDLLADVGVDVTSLWQPEASETPRS; translated from the coding sequence GTGACCCGGGTTCTGCTCGGGTCGGCGTCCCCGGCCCGCCGTGGCGTGCTGCGGGCCGCCGGGATCGATCCGCTGGTGCTGGTGTCCGATCTCGACGAGGACGCCCTGATCGCCGGACTGGCCGGTCACGCTCCCGAGGCGGTCGTGACCGAGCTGGCGAAGGCCAAGGGTGTCGCGATCGTCGCGCAGGTACTGGCCTCGGCGGATCCGGACATCGCCGCCGTCGCCGACGACGGCGTGATCCTCACCTGCGACTCGATGCTGCTGATCGACGGCGAACTGACCGGCAAACCGAAGACCCCCGAGATCGCCCGCGAACGCTGGAGGCGCATGCGCGGCACCACCGGCCGGCTGCTGACCGGCCATTGCGTCACCCGGATGACCGGCGGCACCGTCGCGCGCGCGGCATCCGGCACCAGATCCACGCGGGTGCACTTCTCCGACGTCTCCGACCAGACCATCGACGCCTATGTCGCCACCGGCGAACCGCTCCAGGTCGCGGGCGCCTTCACCCTCGACGGCCTCGGCGGCTGGCTGCTCGACGGCATCGACGGCGACCCGTCGAGCGTCATCGGCATCAGCCTCCCGCTGACCCGCGATCTGCTGGCCGACGTCGGCGTCGACGTCACGAGCCTGTGGCAGCCGGAGGCGAGTGAGACACCCCGGTCATGA
- a CDS encoding acyl-ACP thioesterase domain-containing protein produces MKSHFNVDTLTPSALSDTFRRRIGGDAVPGRLRRKKWLDPVPHPDAVPVPFLLRVCDLDLIEHVNNAVYWTALEEALATQGDLRERLPLRAVVEHDSPLQLADAPRLLAHRDGDVLSVWLMAGERTAATMSVEALPVSP; encoded by the coding sequence TTGAAGAGCCACTTCAACGTCGACACGCTCACCCCGTCCGCGCTGAGCGACACCTTCCGGCGCCGGATCGGCGGCGACGCGGTGCCCGGGCGGCTGCGCCGGAAGAAATGGCTCGATCCAGTGCCGCACCCCGATGCCGTGCCGGTGCCGTTCCTGCTGCGCGTCTGCGATCTGGACCTCATCGAGCACGTCAACAACGCCGTGTACTGGACGGCGCTGGAGGAGGCCCTCGCCACTCAGGGCGACCTGCGCGAGCGGTTGCCGCTGCGGGCCGTGGTCGAACACGACTCGCCCCTGCAGCTGGCGGATGCACCGCGGCTGCTGGCGCACCGCGACGGCGATGTGCTTTCGGTCTGGCTGATGGCCGGTGAGCGCACCGCGGCCACAATGTCCGTCGAGGCGCTGCCCGTGTCGCCATAA
- a CDS encoding acyl-CoA carboxylase subunit epsilon, whose product MNADQRQPFLTVVKGAPTDEELAALVTVLSAAASQQTGPASAGPLNRWGRPTDLHRQAWGMPTSYIHG is encoded by the coding sequence GTGAACGCCGACCAAAGGCAGCCCTTCCTGACCGTCGTCAAGGGTGCCCCGACCGATGAGGAACTGGCCGCGCTGGTGACCGTCCTGTCTGCCGCGGCATCGCAGCAGACAGGCCCGGCGTCGGCCGGCCCGCTCAATCGCTGGGGACGGCCGACGGATCTGCACCGCCAGGCGTGGGGTATGCCGACCAGCTACATCCACGGCTGA
- a CDS encoding SufE family protein, translated as MTLTPALQEIVDDFTALGDADRTTLLLEFADDLPALPEHLHADAMEPVPECQSPIFLSVDAADPDAVRLYFSAPREAPTTRGFASILHAGLDGAPAAAILDTPADFVNSLQLASIISPLRLRGMTGMLARIQRQVTEQTRSGGA; from the coding sequence ATGACCCTGACACCAGCCCTGCAGGAGATCGTCGACGATTTCACCGCGCTCGGCGACGCCGACCGCACCACTCTCCTCCTGGAGTTCGCCGACGACCTCCCCGCACTTCCCGAGCACCTGCACGCCGATGCCATGGAGCCGGTCCCGGAGTGCCAGTCGCCGATCTTCCTGTCGGTCGACGCCGCCGACCCCGACGCGGTGCGCTTGTATTTCAGCGCGCCGCGGGAGGCGCCCACGACCCGCGGTTTCGCGTCGATCCTGCACGCCGGGCTCGACGGTGCCCCGGCCGCGGCGATCCTGGACACCCCCGCCGACTTCGTGAACAGCTTGCAGCTCGCATCCATCATCTCCCCGCTGCGCCTGCGCGGGATGACCGGCATGCTGGCCCGGATTCAGCGTCAGGTGACCGAGCAGACCCGCTCCGGCGGGGCGTAG
- a CDS encoding ISL3 family transposase, translating to MSELTADVADTICRTVELGVTITGAAVDARGRTHLWCRVLQADRHCPGCQIAGDLRDHADRVLTDVPISGHPVVLHVAVPRFVCRTSDCPRTIFRGGIDHVAAPRAVVTARTTRWILQRIAIDKMSVKAVATALGLAWKTVNAIAVSAARALVYDGGHLDGVRHLGVDEHKWKHVRGQGDPSFVTVLIDLTPVVEGTGPARLLDMIGGRSAQVLKDWMNTRDQRFRDRITVVAMDGFTGYKTATSQELPAARVVMDPFHVVALAGNKLDLCRQRVQQQTCGHRGRAGDPLYTIRRILHTRTGLLTAKQKIRLYESLTSHDAHVAVEITYQVYQQLIAAYQHPQRREGKKLMWKVLKRIQTGLPAGLAELAQLGRSLWKRRADILAYFDTGVSNGPVEAINGRLEHLRGIAQGFRNLDHYILRSLLHSGQLAEHINAL from the coding sequence ATGAGCGAGCTTACTGCCGATGTTGCTGACACGATCTGCCGAACCGTCGAGCTGGGGGTGACGATCACCGGCGCCGCTGTCGATGCCCGCGGCCGCACGCACTTGTGGTGCCGGGTGCTGCAGGCCGATCGGCATTGTCCGGGCTGTCAGATCGCCGGCGACCTGCGTGATCACGCCGACCGCGTGCTCACTGATGTGCCGATCAGCGGCCATCCTGTTGTTCTGCATGTCGCGGTGCCCCGGTTCGTGTGCCGTACCAGCGACTGCCCACGAACGATCTTCCGCGGCGGGATCGATCATGTCGCCGCGCCCCGGGCCGTGGTCACCGCCCGGACCACACGCTGGATCCTGCAACGCATCGCGATCGACAAGATGAGCGTGAAAGCGGTGGCCACAGCGCTGGGCCTGGCGTGGAAGACAGTCAACGCGATCGCCGTGAGTGCGGCCCGGGCCCTGGTCTACGACGGCGGCCACCTCGACGGTGTACGGCACCTGGGCGTCGATGAGCACAAGTGGAAACACGTTCGCGGACAAGGAGACCCGAGCTTCGTGACCGTTCTGATCGACTTGACGCCCGTGGTCGAGGGCACCGGCCCGGCTCGGCTGCTGGACATGATCGGCGGCCGGTCAGCGCAGGTCCTCAAAGACTGGATGAACACTCGTGACCAGCGATTCCGCGACCGGATCACAGTCGTGGCCATGGACGGATTCACCGGCTACAAGACCGCCACCAGCCAGGAACTCCCCGCCGCCCGGGTCGTGATGGACCCGTTCCACGTCGTCGCGCTGGCCGGAAACAAGCTCGATCTGTGCCGCCAACGCGTTCAGCAGCAGACATGCGGGCACCGCGGACGCGCCGGTGACCCGTTGTACACGATCCGCCGGATCCTGCACACCCGTACCGGGTTGCTCACCGCCAAGCAGAAGATCCGGTTGTACGAGTCGCTGACCAGCCATGACGCGCACGTCGCGGTCGAGATCACCTACCAGGTGTATCAGCAGCTGATCGCCGCCTACCAGCACCCGCAGCGCCGCGAGGGCAAGAAACTGATGTGGAAGGTCCTCAAACGCATCCAGACCGGACTCCCCGCCGGGCTAGCCGAACTCGCCCAACTCGGGCGAAGTCTCTGGAAACGCCGCGCCGACATCCTGGCCTACTTCGATACCGGAGTCTCCAACGGACCCGTCGAAGCCATCAACGGCCGCCTCGAACACCTCCGCGGAATCGCCCAGGGCTTCCGCAACCTCGACCACTACATCTTGCGATCCCTCCTGCACTCCGGTCAGCTCGCCGAACACATCAACGCACTCTGA
- a CDS encoding acyl-CoA carboxylase subunit beta encodes MTTARRDDDAAPDIHTTAGKLADLRNRLADAEHPVGETAVERVHAKGKLTARERITHLLDEGSFVELDALARHRSTNFGLAEKRPLGDGVVVGYGTVDGREVCVFSQDATVFGGSLGEVYGEKICKVMDLAIKTGRPLVGINEGAGARIQEGVVSLGLYAEIFHRNVKASGVIPQISLIMGAAAGGHVYSPALTDFTVMVDKTSQMFVTGPDVIKTVTGEDVTMEDLGGAHTHMTKSGVAHYVATDEEDALEYVKELLSYLPSNNRAEAPRLPAPAQYGSIEDNVTEEDLELDTLIPDSPNQPYDMHEVIRRLLDDDEFCEVQAERAMNIIVGFGRVDGRSVGIVANQPTQFAGCLDIDASEKAARFVRTCDAFNIPIITLVDVPGFLPGTDQEYNGIIRRGAKLLYAYGEATVGKITVITRKAYGGAYDVMGSKHMGADVNLAWPTAQIAVMGASGAVGFVYRGRLKEAEANGEDVDALRLELQQEYEDTLVNPYVAAERGYVDAVIPPSHTRGQIATALRLLERKFVQLPPKKHGNIPL; translated from the coding sequence ATGACGACTGCTCGCCGCGACGATGACGCCGCCCCCGACATCCACACGACGGCCGGCAAACTGGCCGATCTGCGCAACCGACTCGCCGATGCCGAGCATCCGGTGGGTGAGACCGCCGTCGAGCGGGTCCACGCCAAGGGCAAGCTGACCGCGCGCGAGCGCATCACCCACCTGCTCGACGAGGGCTCGTTCGTCGAACTCGACGCCCTCGCGCGGCACCGCAGCACCAACTTCGGCCTCGCCGAGAAGCGCCCGCTCGGCGACGGTGTGGTGGTCGGCTACGGCACGGTCGACGGCCGCGAGGTCTGCGTGTTCAGCCAGGACGCGACCGTGTTCGGCGGCAGCCTCGGTGAGGTCTACGGCGAGAAGATCTGCAAGGTGATGGATCTGGCCATCAAGACCGGCCGCCCGCTGGTCGGCATCAACGAGGGCGCCGGCGCCCGCATCCAGGAAGGCGTGGTCTCCCTCGGCCTGTACGCCGAGATCTTCCACCGCAACGTCAAGGCATCCGGCGTGATCCCGCAGATCTCGCTGATCATGGGTGCCGCGGCCGGCGGCCACGTCTACTCCCCCGCGCTCACCGACTTCACCGTGATGGTCGACAAGACCAGCCAGATGTTCGTCACCGGGCCCGACGTGATCAAGACGGTCACCGGCGAGGACGTGACGATGGAGGATCTGGGTGGCGCCCACACCCACATGACCAAGTCGGGTGTCGCGCACTATGTCGCCACCGATGAGGAAGACGCCCTCGAGTACGTCAAGGAACTGCTCAGCTACCTGCCGAGCAACAACCGCGCCGAGGCGCCGCGCCTGCCCGCCCCGGCCCAGTACGGCTCCATCGAGGACAACGTCACCGAGGAGGACCTCGAGCTCGACACGCTGATCCCGGATTCGCCGAATCAGCCGTACGACATGCACGAGGTGATCCGCCGTCTCCTGGACGACGACGAGTTCTGCGAGGTCCAGGCCGAGCGCGCGATGAACATCATCGTCGGCTTCGGCCGGGTCGACGGCCGCAGCGTCGGTATCGTCGCCAACCAGCCCACCCAGTTCGCCGGCTGCCTGGACATCGACGCCTCCGAGAAGGCCGCCCGCTTCGTCCGCACCTGCGACGCCTTCAACATCCCGATCATCACGCTGGTCGACGTCCCCGGCTTCCTGCCCGGCACCGACCAGGAGTACAACGGCATCATCCGCCGCGGCGCCAAGCTGCTGTACGCCTACGGCGAGGCCACCGTCGGCAAGATCACCGTCATCACCCGCAAGGCCTACGGCGGCGCCTACGACGTGATGGGCTCCAAGCACATGGGTGCCGACGTGAATCTGGCCTGGCCGACCGCGCAGATCGCCGTGATGGGCGCCTCCGGCGCGGTGGGCTTCGTCTACCGCGGCCGCCTCAAGGAGGCGGAGGCGAACGGCGAGGACGTCGACGCGCTGCGCCTGGAACTCCAGCAGGAGTACGAGGACACCCTGGTCAACCCGTACGTCGCCGCCGAGCGCGGCTACGTCGACGCGGTGATTCCGCCGAGCCATACCCGCGGCCAGATCGCCACAGCGCTGCGCCTGCTCGAACGTAAATTCGTGCAGCTGCCGCCCAAGAAGCACGGGAACATCCCGCTGTGA